TAGATACCGCCCGCTCCCCGGCGGCAAGGATTCCCATATGTCCGCCCAGGCACGGCCCGCAGGTGGGAGTGCTGACTGCGGCTCCGGCCTGAATAAAGATTTCGGTATAGCCCCGCCGCATGGCTTCCAGGTAAACTGCCTGACTGCCGGGTATCACAATAGTCCGCACCCTGGGGTGCACCTTTTGACCGGACATTACGCTTGCCGCCTGGGCCAGATCCTCAATCCGGCCATTGGTACAGGAGCCGATTACCACCTGATCAATTGGCGTCGGCTGCAAATCTGCCACCGGGCGGACATTTTCCGGCAAATGGGGCAGCGCCACTACCGGAGTGAGTTGACTGAGATTAATGTTTATCCTTCTGCTATATACAGCGTCAGCATCGGCACTTTCCACCGTATAGGGCTTTTGAACCCGCCCGGTAACATACTCCCGGGTAATTTCATCCACCGGGAAGATGCCGTTTTTTGCTCCGGCTTCGATAGCCATATTGGCAATCGTCAACCGATCGGTCATGGACAGGGACTTAACTCCCTCGCCGGTAAATTCCAGTGACTGATAGCGGGCCCCATCCACACCGATCATGCCGATCAGTGTCAGAATCACGTCCTTGCCGCATACCCATTCCGGCAGTGTTCCGGTTACGTTTACCTGTATCGCTGACGGTACTTTAAACCAGGTTTCACCGCTGGCCATTGCCGCCGCCATATCCGTCGAGCCGACGCCTGTGGCAAAGGCCCCCACCGCCCCATAGGTGCAAGTGTGGGAATCGGCGCCGATAATGACCTCTCCCGGCGCCACCAAACCGGCTTCCGGCAAAAATACATGTTCAATGCCCATTCTGCCTACTTCGTAATAATGGGTAATCTGATGCTTCCGGGCAAATTCCCGCACGGTCTTCGCCATTTCCGCCGACTTGATATCCTTATTCGGCGTAAAATGATCCGGCATCAGGACAATCTTTTCCGGATCAAACACCGGCCGGCCGATTTTCTCAAATTCCCGGATTGCCGGCGGCGTTGTAATATCATTGCCTAATACCACATCAACCTTGCATTGAATTAATTGTCCCGGCTCCAGCTTTGATTGCCCGGAATGGCGGGCAAATATCTTCTCCGTCATTGTCATTCCCATAGCTAAATCCCCCCTGCTGTTTGTTCTTTTGCCGGCCGGCCGCAGGCCGCCAGCATTTTATTGACCGCATTCACATAAGCCTTGGCGCTGGCCTCAATGACATCGGTGCTAAGACCCCGCCCGATGAAAGTGCCGCCGTCCCGCTCCAGCCATACGGTTGCTTCCCCTAAAGCATCTTCACCGGCAGTTACCGCTTTCAATTGGAAATCTTTCAGTTCAATGGCAAACCCGACTGCTTTTTCAATTGCCTTAAAAGCAGCATCCACCGGACCGTAGCCATCGCTTACCTTCTCTACCTCTTGTCCGTCTTTTGTCTCCAGCTTCACGGAGGCCATCGGCAACGTATTATTACCACTGACCACATGATGCCGCGTTAAACGGTACCATTCCGGGATTGCCACCCGTTTATCGGAAACCATTGCTTCAAGATCCCGGTCGAACACAACCTTTTTGCGATCAGCCAAGGCTTTGAACTGAACAAAAAGTTCATTAATTTTCTGACCGTCCAGTTCATGGCCCAATTGTTTCAACCGCTCTTCAAAGGCATGCCGTCCCGAATGCTTGCCAAGGACAATAGCATTCCGGCTGATACCGACAATTTCCGGCTGCATGATTTCATAAGTCAAGGAATTATTCAGTACACCATGCTGGTGGATGCCCGACTCATGAGCAAAAGCATTTTCGCCCACAACAGCTTTAGTCGGCGCTACTGCCACGCCGGTTAACGTACTAACCAGCCTGGAGGTCCGGTAAATTTGGCGTGTGTCCATACCGGTTGCCGCATGATAGTGCTCCCGGCGCGTATAAAGGGCCATAACCAGTTCTTCCATTGCCGCATTCCCGGCCCGTTCCCCCAAACCGTTGATTGTACATTCCACCTGAGTGGCTCCGTTGGCAATCGCCGCCAGAGAATTGGCCACTGCCATACCTAAATCATCATGGCAGTGAACACTGATTTCAGCCTGATCAATATTGGGAACATGTTCCCGGATATAGCGGATTAAGGCGCCAAACTCTTCCGGCGTACTATAGCCCACAGTGTCCGGCACATTAATGACAGTTGCCCCGGCCGTTATCGCTGCGCCATAAATCTGGCATAAAAAATTCCAATCCGACCGGGAAGCGTCTTCTGCCGAAAATTCTACGTCATTGACAAATTTTTTGGCGTAACGGACAGCTTCCTTCGCCTTTGCTAAAACCTGAGCCCTGGTCATTTTCAATTTGTACTCCAGATGAATATCGCTTGTCGCAATAAAGGTATGGATACAGGGCCGTTCAGCCTGCTGCAGCGCTTGCCAGGCCAGATCAATATCCTTCTTGTCCGCTCTGGCCAGCGCGGCAATCACCGGACCTTTCACCTGCTCGGCAATTTGCTTCACAGCTTGAAAATCGCCGGGTGAAGCCACCGGAAATCCGGCTTCAATGACGTCCACCTTTAGCTTTGCCAGTGCTTGAGCAATTTCCAGCTTCTCTGCTGCTTCCAGACAGACGCCCGGGGTCTGTTCACCGTCCCGCAGTGTCGTATCAAAAATTCGAATTACTTGATCATCCATACTGATTCCTCCATTATAATATAATAAAAACCGCCCCTACTAACGCTGTTCTGCGTTAGTAGGGGCGGTAAAATCCGCGGTACCACCCTACTTTCTTACTCAATACGCCGAATATACTATTCTTCGGCTCCCGGTTAACGCCCGGCTGCGTTCCCGCCTATCTGCATACAAAACACATTTGCCGTGTGCAAGATGCCTGTCAGCTGAAATTCTCCTGGGTGAGGTAACGGCAATGATCCTGCACCGGCTTTCATCACCCGCCGGCTTTCTGCAGCAGTTTGCATCATTGCTTTAGCCCAGTCATTGTTGGTAGCGTTATGAAGTTGGATTGGCTGTGGGTTGTTGGCTCATGGAACTTGGAACGGGGTACTTGGCTTGTGCTAAAAAAGGCCTGCGAAAAGTCCCGGCTAAGCAAGAAACTTTCCGCAGGGCCTTTTATACCCACGGTGTAATGCGGCCCCTTTGCCGCATTCTGCGCCGCTCGGTCCTGACCTGTAAACAGCGGAACCCTAGACGCACTTTCTGAATCAAAAATGTAATTTTGTATACATTATCCCAGTACGCGAGTCTTTTGTCAAGCAATTTTTACAATTATTTTTTCCCCGTCACTTTATACCAGGCCGCATACATGGTGGGTAAAACCAACAGCGTCAATACTGTGGCGCCAAACAGACCTCCGGCAATAGCAACCGCCATCGGCCCCCAGAAGTTACTGGGCATCAGGGGAACCATACCTAAAATCGCCGCCGTCGCCGTCAGCATGATGGGACGGAACCGAAGTACGGCCGAATCGATAATGGCATCCCAGCGGGATTCTCCGGCCTGAATATGCTGTTCAATCTGATCAATCAGAATCACCGAGTTGCGGATAATCATTCCTCCCAGGGCCAAGATTCCCAGCTCCGCCACAAACCCAATAGGGCGCTGAGTCAGCAGCATGGCAAGGCTGACGCCGATTATCCCCAGCGGCGCTGTCAGCAGTGTCAGCAGCATCAGGGGAATCTTCTGCAGCTGCAGCATCAACAGAGTAATAATAATAATCATCATTGCCGGTAACGGCTGCAGCATGTACTGAGAAGAGTTGTTGCTGTCTTCCATGGAACCGCCCAGCTCAATGCTGTATCCTGGCGGCAGACTTTGGCGCAAGGCGGATAAATTTTCGTATTCCTGTTTGGCAGCGTCATTGCCTGTCATACCGGAAATCACGTCTGCCTGAACGGTGATGGTCGGCTTCAAATTGCGCCGCCAAATCAAGCCTTCTTCCGCATCATAACTGATTTTGGCAATCTGATCCAGAGGAACATATTTGCCGCTGCCAATATGAATGGGAAGATCTTTGACATGAGCCAGGTCCTGCCGATTCTGAGAATCCATGCGAAACACAATACTGACCGTCTTGTCCTTCTCTCTGAATTCAGCAACGGCGGCCCCGGACAGTTGGGCTTGAAGGTCAAGGGCCAGCGTCTGGCTGTCGATGCCCAGCATTCTGGCTTTATCCTGATCTACCGCCAGATGCATCACCTTATTTTTTTCATTCCAGTCAAAATTAATATCGGCAAGATTGTGGTTCTGGGCCATCGAATTGGCCACCTGTCCGGCGATCTCCCGGACTTTTTCATGTTCGTAGCCACTGACTCGCAGCATCACCGGATAAGCCGACGGCGGTCCGGTTTGAATTAATTTGACGTGACCGCGGACATTTGCGAAGTCCTGCGCAAATAACGTGTCAATTTTTTGATTCAGTCGGATGCGGGACGCCACATCCTTGGCAACGATCACAAACTGGGCATAATTATCCGCCGGCAGTACCGGTTCGATTGTCAGCACAA
This region of Veillonellales bacterium genomic DNA includes:
- a CDS encoding 2-isopropylmalate synthase → MDDQVIRIFDTTLRDGEQTPGVCLEAAEKLEIAQALAKLKVDVIEAGFPVASPGDFQAVKQIAEQVKGPVIAALARADKKDIDLAWQALQQAERPCIHTFIATSDIHLEYKLKMTRAQVLAKAKEAVRYAKKFVNDVEFSAEDASRSDWNFLCQIYGAAITAGATVINVPDTVGYSTPEEFGALIRYIREHVPNIDQAEISVHCHDDLGMAVANSLAAIANGATQVECTINGLGERAGNAAMEELVMALYTRREHYHAATGMDTRQIYRTSRLVSTLTGVAVAPTKAVVGENAFAHESGIHQHGVLNNSLTYEIMQPEIVGISRNAIVLGKHSGRHAFEERLKQLGHELDGQKINELFVQFKALADRKKVVFDRDLEAMVSDKRVAIPEWYRLTRHHVVSGNNTLPMASVKLETKDGQEVEKVSDGYGPVDAAFKAIEKAVGFAIELKDFQLKAVTAGEDALGEATVWLERDGGTFIGRGLSTDVIEASAKAYVNAVNKMLAACGRPAKEQTAGGI
- the leuC gene encoding 3-isopropylmalate dehydratase large subunit, which codes for MGMTMTEKIFARHSGQSKLEPGQLIQCKVDVVLGNDITTPPAIREFEKIGRPVFDPEKIVLMPDHFTPNKDIKSAEMAKTVREFARKHQITHYYEVGRMGIEHVFLPEAGLVAPGEVIIGADSHTCTYGAVGAFATGVGSTDMAAAMASGETWFKVPSAIQVNVTGTLPEWVCGKDVILTLIGMIGVDGARYQSLEFTGEGVKSLSMTDRLTIANMAIEAGAKNGIFPVDEITREYVTGRVQKPYTVESADADAVYSRRININLSQLTPVVALPHLPENVRPVADLQPTPIDQVVIGSCTNGRIEDLAQAASVMSGQKVHPRVRTIVIPGSQAVYLEAMRRGYTEIFIQAGAAVSTPTCGPCLGGHMGILAAGERAVSTTNRNFRGRMGHVDSEVYLAGPAVAAASAILGRIGAPGEVVK